The DNA window TCGATCGTCTTTTGGCGTGCTGGCCGGCGGTGCGCGACGCGGTGCCCGGCGCCCGTTTGCTGCTGGCGGGCCGCGGCCTCGAGACGATGGGCGTGGGCACGCTCGCCGGCGTCGAACAGGTGGGCGCCGTGCGCCGGCCTGCGGACGTTTTGGGGCGCGCCGCGGTCGTCGCCTACCCGTGCCCGGGCACGAGCGGGCCGAAGGTGAAGGTGGTCGAAGCGCTGGCCTACGGCGTGCCGGTCGTGACGACGCCGGCCGGCGTCGAGGGTCTCCACGTGGCGCCGGAGGACGGACCCGTCGTTGCCGACGAGCACCGTTTCGCCGACGCGCTTGTCGCGTTGCTGCGCGACCCGGCGCGGCGCGCCGCCCTCGCGGCGCGGGGCCATCCGGCGGTCGCGGCCACCCACGCACCGCTGCCGGCGGCGCGGGCGCGCGTCACCGCGCTCGGCGAGGTGGCGCGTGTCTGAGCGCTGCGCCGTCGTCATCTGCACGCGCGATCGGCCGTCGATGCTCGCCGACGCGCTCGACGCCACGATCCCGACGCTGCGCCCCGGTGACGAGTTGCTCGTCGTCGACTCGGCGTCGTCGACGGACAGCACCCAGGAGGTGGCGCGCCAGCGCGGCGTGCGCGTGGCGCGGGCCGGGCGCAAGGGCCTCTCCCGGGCGCGCAACCTCGGCGTCGCCGAAACCGACGCGCCGATCGTGGTGTTCACCGACGACGACTGCCGCCCGCAACCGGGTTGGCTCGAGCACCTCGCCGACGGATTCGCCGATAGCGAAGTCGGCTTCGTGCTCGGACAGGTGCGCGCGGATGTCGACAACCCGCACCTGCCCTTTGACGCGGCGCGTCCCCGACCGCGCGCCCGCTTCGCCGGCGCCACCGATCCAATCGAGCTTGGCAACGGCGCGTGCATGGCGTTTCGACGGACCGCGTGGGAAGCGTGCGGTGGCGCCGACGAACGCCTCGGCGCCGGCACCCGCCTGCGCAGCGCGGAGGACCACGACCTGTTCGTGCGGCTGCTGCACCACGGCTGGACCGGCGTGTACGAACCCGACGCGCTGGTGCTGCACCGCGACTGGCGCACCCACCGCGAGGTGGTTCGTTACAACTGGGGCGTAGGTCTCGGGACGGGGGCCATGGTCGCCAAGCTGTGGCGCGTCGCCGATCGCCGCACCGTGCAGCCGCTGCTGCGGCGCCGCCTCGTCACCGACGGCGTCGTCGAGCTGACCCGCAACGTCGCGCATCGCGACAAGTCGGCGATCGTGGCCCACACCCTCAAACTCACCGGCACCCTGACGGGACTAGCGATCGGCCTCGCACTCCCCAGAGACGGCGAACGCTTCCGCTAACCGGGGCCGCGCGCTACGAGAGCGAGCGGAGGAACTCGCCGATGCGGCCGGCGAGTTCGTCGGTGCGGGCGACGCGGCGCACGGGGACGAAGTCCTGCAACTCGGCGAAGCGGCGCGGCAGGTCCTCGGCGTAGTCGGCCGTCAGCACGTGGTGCAGCTCTTCGAACTTGCGGGCGGTGGCGACTTGATGG is part of the Acidimicrobiales bacterium genome and encodes:
- a CDS encoding glycosyltransferase, which codes for MSERCAVVICTRDRPSMLADALDATIPTLRPGDELLVVDSASSTDSTQEVARQRGVRVARAGRKGLSRARNLGVAETDAPIVVFTDDDCRPQPGWLEHLADGFADSEVGFVLGQVRADVDNPHLPFDAARPRPRARFAGATDPIELGNGACMAFRRTAWEACGGADERLGAGTRLRSAEDHDLFVRLLHHGWTGVYEPDALVLHRDWRTHREVVRYNWGVGLGTGAMVAKLWRVADRRTVQPLLRRRLVTDGVVELTRNVAHRDKSAIVAHTLKLTGTLTGLAIGLALPRDGERFR